In a genomic window of Bradyrhizobium ontarionense:
- a CDS encoding aminopeptidase P family protein, with product MFEAHFQTFEEPETGVALTARLAALREELARRKLTGFIVPRADQQQNEYVPPSDERLAWLTGFTGSAGLAIVLSQEAAILVDGRYTLQAGKQVDGKAWTVESLIEPPPESWLTRHLQSGDRIGFDPWLHTTAAAERLSAACAKAGAELVPVEGNPIDSVWTERPLPPLGAVSVHGVELSGEIEADKLGRIRQEIERLGVEALVLSDSHNVAWTFNIRGSDVSHTPLPLSYAVVPKSGRPTIFIDHRKLSNLTHDHLEQSAEVAEPDALTPRLTQLAQSGAAIALDSATAADALTRLIQGAGGKPVRGADPVSLLKAAKNAVEIEGTRRAHRRDAVALVRFLAFIDREAPKGTLTEIDAVEALESFRRDTGALKDVSFPTISGTGPNGAIVHYRVTRKSNRRIMPGDLLLIDSGAQYEDGTTDVTRTIAVGVPTDEMRDRFTRVLRGHLAIARAVFPDGATGAQLDTLARQFLWQAGIDFEHGTGHGVGSYLSVHEGPARISKLGTTALKRGMILSNEPGYYKTDAFGIRIENLELVVAKDVAGAEKPMNGFEALTLAPIDRRPIDVSMLGSDERAWLDAYHARVREAVRAALDETDQRWLDQATAPL from the coding sequence ATGTTCGAAGCTCATTTCCAGACGTTCGAAGAACCCGAAACAGGTGTCGCACTGACGGCGCGGCTGGCCGCTCTCCGCGAGGAACTCGCGCGGCGAAAGCTGACCGGCTTCATCGTGCCTCGCGCCGATCAGCAGCAGAACGAATATGTGCCCCCCTCCGACGAACGGCTCGCCTGGCTGACCGGCTTCACCGGCTCGGCCGGACTGGCGATCGTACTGTCGCAGGAGGCCGCGATCCTCGTCGACGGCCGCTACACATTGCAGGCCGGCAAGCAGGTCGACGGCAAGGCGTGGACGGTGGAATCGCTGATCGAGCCGCCGCCGGAGAGCTGGCTGACGCGCCATCTGCAGAGCGGTGATCGCATAGGCTTCGATCCGTGGCTGCATACGACGGCCGCGGCGGAACGTCTTTCCGCCGCCTGCGCCAAGGCCGGCGCGGAGCTGGTGCCGGTCGAGGGCAATCCAATCGACAGCGTCTGGACGGAGCGCCCTTTGCCGCCCCTCGGCGCCGTCTCCGTCCATGGTGTGGAATTATCCGGCGAGATCGAAGCGGACAAGCTCGGCCGAATCCGCCAGGAGATCGAGCGGCTCGGGGTCGAGGCGCTGGTGCTGTCCGATTCGCACAATGTTGCATGGACCTTCAACATTCGCGGCAGCGATGTCTCCCACACGCCGCTGCCGCTGTCCTATGCGGTCGTGCCGAAGAGCGGGCGACCGACGATCTTCATCGATCACCGCAAACTCTCGAACCTCACGCACGACCATCTCGAACAGAGCGCCGAGGTGGCTGAGCCGGACGCGTTGACGCCGCGGCTGACCCAGCTGGCCCAGTCAGGCGCGGCGATCGCGCTCGACAGCGCCACCGCAGCGGACGCGCTGACGCGGCTGATCCAGGGCGCCGGCGGCAAGCCGGTGCGCGGCGCCGATCCGGTCAGCCTGCTCAAGGCCGCCAAGAACGCGGTCGAGATCGAGGGCACGCGCCGCGCGCACCGGCGCGATGCGGTCGCGCTCGTCCGCTTCCTGGCCTTCATCGACCGTGAGGCGCCGAAAGGCACGTTGACGGAGATCGACGCCGTCGAAGCGCTGGAGAGCTTCCGCCGCGACACCGGGGCGCTCAAGGACGTTTCGTTTCCGACCATCTCCGGCACCGGCCCGAACGGGGCCATCGTCCACTATCGCGTCACCCGCAAGAGCAACCGGCGCATCATGCCGGGCGATCTGCTGTTGATCGATTCCGGCGCGCAATATGAGGACGGCACCACCGACGTGACGCGCACGATCGCCGTGGGCGTGCCGACCGACGAGATGCGCGACCGCTTCACCCGCGTGCTGCGCGGGCATCTTGCGATCGCGCGCGCGGTCTTCCCGGACGGCGCCACCGGCGCCCAGCTCGACACCCTGGCGCGGCAGTTCCTGTGGCAGGCCGGCATCGATTTCGAGCACGGCACCGGCCATGGCGTCGGCAGCTATCTGTCGGTGCATGAGGGGCCGGCGCGGATCTCCAAGCTCGGCACGACGGCGCTGAAGCGCGGCATGATCCTGTCCAACGAGCCGGGCTACTACAAGACCGACGCCTTCGGCATCCGCATCGAGAACCTCGAGCTCGTGGTGGCGAAGGACGTCGCTGGCGCGGAGAAGCCGATGAACGGCTTCGAGGCGCTGACCTTGGCGCCGATCGACCGCCGGCCGATCGACGTGTCGATGCTGGGCAGCGACGAGCGAGCCTGGCTCGACGCTTATCACGCGCGAGTCAGAGAGGCAGTCCGTGCTGCGCTCGACGAGACGGATCAGCGCTGGCTCGATCAGGCGACGGCGCCACTCTAA
- a CDS encoding 50S ribosomal protein L11 methyltransferase encodes MTSTATPATHKASFTVADEATARQAVDVLTEVFFDGDAAVAAFERPDGRWDVTVHFADPPDQDLVRELVGGAAGTAVAESLAFEVVEAKDWVKASLDDLVPVPAGRFMVHGSHDRARVPANRLGIEIEAALAFGTGHHGTTRGCLLLLDHILKARTPRRVLDLGTGTGVLAIAAAKARHRRVLASDIDAPSVMVARDNARLNGVGPLVQVIRATGFAADDFANQGPFDLVLANILANPLRQLAAPMQRHLAPGAHVILSGLLTTQARAVLAAYRARGLVPVRHLKIEGWSSLLLRKVQ; translated from the coding sequence ATGACCTCTACCGCTACCCCCGCCACTCACAAGGCCAGCTTCACGGTTGCGGATGAAGCCACCGCGCGCCAGGCCGTCGACGTGCTCACGGAGGTGTTCTTCGACGGCGACGCTGCGGTCGCAGCCTTCGAGCGCCCGGACGGGCGCTGGGACGTGACGGTCCATTTCGCCGATCCGCCCGATCAGGACCTTGTGCGCGAGCTCGTGGGCGGGGCGGCAGGTACCGCCGTCGCCGAGAGCCTCGCCTTCGAGGTGGTCGAGGCCAAGGACTGGGTCAAGGCCAGTCTGGACGACCTCGTCCCGGTTCCAGCCGGCCGCTTCATGGTCCATGGCAGCCACGACAGGGCCAGGGTGCCCGCCAACAGGCTCGGGATCGAGATCGAGGCGGCGCTGGCCTTCGGCACCGGCCACCATGGCACGACGCGCGGCTGCCTGCTGCTGCTCGACCACATCTTGAAGGCGCGGACGCCGCGGCGCGTGCTGGATCTCGGCACCGGCACCGGCGTGCTGGCCATCGCCGCGGCCAAGGCGCGGCATCGCCGCGTGCTGGCGAGCGACATCGATGCACCCTCGGTCATGGTGGCGCGGGACAATGCCCGCCTCAACGGCGTCGGGCCCCTGGTCCAGGTGATCCGCGCCACCGGCTTTGCTGCGGATGACTTTGCCAACCAAGGTCCCTTCGACTTGGTGCTGGCGAACATCCTCGCCAATCCGCTTCGGCAGCTGGCCGCACCGATGCAACGCCACCTGGCACCTGGCGCCCATGTGATCCTGTCCGGCCTGTTAACCACGCAGGCGCGCGCCGTCCTCGCGGCCTATCGCGCGCGCGGCCTGGTTCCAGTCCGGCATTTGAAGATCGAGGGTTGGAGCAGCCTGCTGCTGCGAAAAGTCCAATGA
- a CDS encoding Flp family type IVb pilin, translating to MKTFVLKFLRDESGATAIEYGLIAAGISLAIIAAVNGLGTSLSSKFESINTSLK from the coding sequence ATGAAGACCTTTGTCTTGAAATTCTTGCGTGATGAATCCGGCGCCACCGCCATCGAATATGGTCTCATTGCGGCCGGCATTTCGCTGGCGATCATCGCGGCCGTGAACGGGCTGGGCACCTCGCTCAGCAGCAAGTTCGAATCCATCAACACGTCACTGAAGTAA
- a CDS encoding phytoene desaturase family protein: MNETDAIIIGAGHNGLTCAAYLAMAGLRVHVVERRKVVGGAAVTEEFHPGFRNSVASYTVSLLNPRVISDLRLHAHGLEIVERRAQNFLPSPDGRYLLTGEGRTQASVARLSHRDADAIGPFSARLEAIADVLRSLVLRAPPNLVPQFGLAAIREGINALGTANTLRTLSLEQQRDLLDLFTRSAGEMLDEIFETDLVKALFGFDAIVGNYASPYAAGSAYVMLHHAFGEVNGKKGVWGHAIGGMGAITQAMARALHEFGTLVEVDCGVREVIVERDRAVGVVLEDGRALRARYVAANVNPKLLYTRLVPAGALPEAFLSRIRNWRNASGTFRMNVALSRLPSFNALPGGGDHLSAGIILSPSLGYMEQAYLDARAHGWSRDPVVELLIPSTLDATLAPPGQHVASLFCQHVAPELPEGRSWDDHREEVADLMIATVDRYAPGFAASVIGRQALSPLDLERQFGLLGGDIFHGALTLNQLFSARPMLGHADYRSPLRGLYHCGSGSHPGGGVTGAPGHNAAQAILADHRALFG; this comes from the coding sequence ATGAACGAAACCGACGCCATCATCATCGGAGCGGGCCATAACGGCCTGACCTGCGCGGCCTATCTCGCCATGGCGGGCCTGCGCGTGCATGTGGTCGAACGCCGCAAGGTGGTCGGCGGCGCCGCGGTGACCGAGGAGTTTCATCCGGGCTTCCGCAATTCCGTCGCGTCCTACACGGTGAGCCTGCTCAATCCGCGCGTCATCTCCGACCTCAGGCTGCACGCGCACGGGCTCGAGATCGTCGAGCGCCGCGCCCAGAACTTCCTCCCCTCGCCGGATGGCCGTTATCTCCTGACCGGCGAGGGCCGCACGCAGGCCTCGGTGGCGCGGCTAAGCCACCGCGATGCCGATGCCATCGGCCCGTTCTCGGCACGCCTCGAGGCGATAGCGGACGTGCTGCGCAGCCTCGTGCTGCGGGCACCGCCGAACCTCGTCCCGCAGTTCGGGCTGGCCGCTATCCGTGAGGGCATCAACGCGCTCGGCACCGCCAACACGCTGCGCACGCTGTCGCTGGAGCAGCAGCGCGATCTGCTCGACCTGTTCACACGCTCCGCCGGCGAGATGCTCGATGAGATCTTCGAGACAGATCTGGTGAAGGCGCTGTTCGGCTTCGATGCGATCGTCGGCAACTACGCCAGCCCTTACGCGGCCGGTTCCGCCTACGTGATGCTGCATCACGCCTTCGGCGAGGTGAATGGCAAGAAGGGCGTATGGGGCCATGCGATCGGCGGCATGGGTGCGATCACGCAAGCGATGGCCCGTGCGCTTCACGAGTTTGGAACGCTGGTCGAGGTGGATTGCGGCGTACGCGAGGTGATCGTCGAGCGCGACCGCGCCGTCGGCGTCGTGCTCGAGGATGGCCGCGCCCTCCGTGCGCGCTATGTCGCGGCCAACGTCAATCCGAAGCTGCTCTATACGCGCCTGGTACCGGCTGGCGCCCTGCCGGAGGCGTTCCTGAGCCGCATCCGCAACTGGCGCAACGCCTCCGGCACGTTCCGCATGAATGTCGCGCTGAGCCGGCTGCCTTCGTTCAACGCACTGCCCGGCGGGGGCGATCATCTATCGGCCGGGATCATCCTCAGCCCCAGCCTCGGCTACATGGAGCAGGCCTATCTCGACGCCCGGGCGCATGGCTGGAGCCGCGATCCCGTCGTCGAGTTGCTGATCCCCTCCACGCTCGACGCCACGCTCGCGCCGCCCGGGCAGCACGTCGCCAGCCTGTTCTGCCAGCACGTCGCGCCCGAGCTGCCGGAGGGCCGCTCCTGGGATGATCATCGCGAGGAGGTCGCCGACTTGATGATCGCGACCGTGGACCGCTATGCGCCGGGGTTCGCCGCCAGCGTGATCGGCCGCCAGGCCCTGTCGCCGCTCGATCTCGAACGGCAGTTCGGCCTTCTGGGCGGCGACATCTTCCACGGCGCGCTGACCCTGAACCAGCTGTTCTCGGCCCGCCCGATGCTCGGTCACGCCGATTATCGCTCACCGTTGAGGGGCCTGTACCATTGCGGATCGGGCAGCCATCCGGGCGGCGGCGTCACCGGCGCGCCCGGCCACAATGCCGCCCAGGCCATCCTGGCCGACCATCGCGCCCTGTTCGGCTGA